CTAATCAACTAAGTCAAAATAATATTTATATTAATCAGATTGATAATTCTAAATTTATTGAACTGAGAGAAAAAGAATGGATTAATTTTGCTGGCAATCAACTATGGGTTATAGCTAGTCTTACACCTCTTAATATTTATGATGATAGTATTAATCCTTTAACCCCACAGTTGTATAACTTAATCAATAGCTTACGTTTGCCTCAATTTGATGGCTATTCAATGCTGTCATATAATTTGAACCCATATATAGCGTTTCTCAGTCTGGTGAAGTACAGTAACAAGAATGGGTAAACCAATTATAAATATCATTTAACGAAACTTGATTAAAAGCACTTTCAATTGCTTTTGCTAAGTCTGGATAACTTCTAGCTCCAATAGAACGTAGTAAATTTTTAATTTTTGACCAACAGTTTTCAATTGGTGAAAAATCCGGCGAATATGGTGGCAAATAAATCAATTTAGCTCCAGCAGCTTCGATTAATTTCTCAATATCTCCACCTTTATGAATTGAACAATTATCCATGATTACACAAGCGCCTTCCCACAGAAGAGGAACTAATTTTTGAGAAATATAAGCCTCAAATGTCAGCCCGTCAGATGCTCCTAAAATACTATATTGACTAATCACGCCTTTAAGAGCAATCGCTCCAATTATGGAAACATTTTTACAGCGTTTTTGAGGTCGTGACCCATGCGCTCTTTTACCTTTTTTAGAACGGGCGGAGTGTCTTATTAAAGATAGATTAGCTCCGGCTTCGTCAAGAAAGACAAGGTTTTCCTCTGGTATCCCATGAAGTTGAAGCCAGAACTGTACCCTTAATAATTGAACTCTTTCAGTTTCTTTTTCGTCAGCGTGCAATGTTTTTTTTTAAGGCTTATTTCTCTCCTCTGTAACATCCTGTCTACCGTAGATATACCAACTGTTATTCCTGTTTTTTCTTTGAGAATGAAGCGGATTTCTGATAAAGTCGAATCATTCTTAGCTTCGACTATTTCTTCCAGAATCTTAATTTGTTCTTCGTTGAGCTTTGGAGGAGTTTGTTTTGTCCTAACTTTAGGAGCGATACTTGCTGTTTCTCTATATTGCTTTAGTAATTTCTCAATAAAACCTAAACTGACACAAAATTTGTTTGCTAATTGACGTTGTGATATTCCACCTGACAAGTATGTATCAAATATTTTTTGGCGAAAGTCCAGGGAATATGGTTTCATTTTTACCCTTGAGTAGATACACTGATTTATTTTAATTACTGTACTTCATTAGACTGGTAAACGCTATAATACAAGACCAAATGAACATGGAATTATTAACCAAGATTTACCTAATGAACAGCTAAACAAACTTGGTCATAAAATTCAAATTTTTAGAAATGGTCATTGTGAATTTCTAATTTCTTTAGAATGTCTTAGAACTGGTACAGATATAACCTCTAATAATATTTTAAGATATTTAGATATGAGCAATAGTTTTATTTCTCAGATAGAGGGAATAATGAAAATTTGGAATACGTATTTACCCTTTAATGATATGTTATTAACTGTCACAATGGTTAATACTAATTATATTAGTTTATATTCAGGACAACGAATATCCTTTGCTGGCCCTTTAGTAGGAGAGCCAGTAACCTCACAAACATTGAAATACAGTAGAGTTATTAACAAATCTGAAAATATACAAGTTTTACAAGAGTTTGTAGTAAAAAGATTTGTAAACTATTTTGGGCTAAATATTAATAGTGTTTTTTCAGAAAATGGCAATATTAATTTACCTAATAGACTTTATTTTTAACAAGTAAAATGCGTTACAGCTTATCATATATAAACATCCTTACATAGGTATTCAAAATCAAATTTGAGTTACGACAACGCTTGTAAATATTTAGCAGAACAGTATCCCCAAGAATTTGTGCGCTGGTTGTTGGGAATAGATGCACAACAAATTGAAGTATTAAAAACTGAATTAACCCTTGAACCAATTCGCCGACACTACATTATTTGAGCGTGTTGGGAATTTATCTGCTGATCAGTTAGAAGATTTAGGAGAAGCGTTATTTGATTTTGCAGAAGTTAGTGATTTAGAAGTTTGGTTAAATCAGCAAAATTAGTATTTAGGGCTTGCTGAAAAAGTCATTTCAAAGGAAGAGAAAAATTGATTAAGTAGTCAGTCCAGAAAAAAGATAAGTTTTTGTTGTTTAAGGTTTAATGAAATATCAGTTTCGATAATAGAAGAAGTAAAAAAAGACTCAGTTTTGAAAAATAGGCAAAAAAATACACAAAAAAGCCGTAATAGCAGAGTAGAAAGATTCATAACTAAAAAAGTTATGGCAATAGCGGTGAAAGAAGTATGAGGAAGTTTAGCCATAACTCTACCAAGGCTAAATCTTCGTTTACCTTGTCCAAACTTGCCCTCAATACAATTACGAATCCTTTCGTCATAAGCGGCTTGTTTCTTCTTTTCAGGGCTGACATTTTGGGGGGGTCTACCTAGTGGTGGGCCACTAATTCTAATTCCCCTTTCTTGACACCAAGCTCGATTCTCCCTCGTCCGATAAATCTTATCAACATGAACTGATTCAGGATAATATCCGGTGTAGTTTTTGTATGCTTCTACTTGTGATTTTAAGTCTCCTGATTCGTTAAAGTTGTCCCAACTAATATGGTCTAAAAATACATAGCCATCATAGTAACTAGCTGAAAACTTAGCCCCAAACTCTACTGTTCTCCCGGCTTTACCTCGGATAATCGGACGAATGTGTGGTTGGTTTAAACTGACAATGCGGTCTTGTATACTAATTTTTTGATTTTCATATAACCATAACTGTTGACGATAAACTTCTGCTACTACTAGCAACATCTTATATTGACTGTTGCTCAGTTTTAATAGTGACGCACCTAAATTTATTAGCTGCTGAATATGAGTTAAATTTCTGTTGATATATTGCAGTTGCTTTCTGATAGCTTTCCTTCTTTCTTTAACTGTTGGTTTTCTTTTCTTGGCTACTGCTAAATAATCCTTTCTTGCTTTGTTTCTGTAGGTTCTTGGTTTGTTGATATTTCTTACTAATAAGGACTTATATAATGTATCTATGATTGTTTCTGTTTGCTTTCTGGCTTGATTTAATAATCCTAAATCTGTCGGATAACTTATGTCTGCTGGCGCACAACTAGCATCTAATATTAATTTTCCTCTATTGGCTGGCTTACTTTTTGAATCCTCGACCTCTGGCTTTTTTGCTCTTACTTCTACCTCCTGTTTATTTTCTAACATCTTCCTGACTATTTCTTGATTGATTTTATTGACTAATTCTATATCTATCCTTTCTCTAAAATGAACTAGCATTGACGGGTCAAATGCAGATTCATTACTATATGCTGACATTCCTATAAAGTATTGCAGATACGGGTTCTCCCGAATTTGTTCTACTGTCTCTCTGTCACTTATTCCTAATTTTTCTTTAATTATTAATGCTCCCAACGCCATTCTAAATGTTTTGGCTGGCGCTCCCATTCTTGCTGAAAATATTTCTGCGTACTCTGCTTCAAATTTTGACCAAGGTATCATGTTCGCCATGATTACCCATCGGTTATCTGACGCTAGTTTTCCCCCAAAGGGTAGTTCAAAGTTTTCTGCTGCTTTTTCTTGCTTTTGCGCTCTTCGATACATTTTAACGCAACTTGCTACAAGGATTTTTACTTATCTTACCCTTTTTCTTTTCACCTTATTTTTCTTTCCTGACCCTGAAACTCTTCATTCTGCTATCTTTCGCCCTTATTCAGCCAGCCCTATTTATAGTTATATGAAAGCAGCTACTTGTTATAAGTGGCTGTTTTTCATAAAAATACTTCTGGTAATTCTTTGGTATTTATATTTACTAAACTTTCTATTGGTGTGTAGAAAATGTACTTTTTAGTGCGATCGCCTAACATGATATCGTTTTGTGGAACGCCAACACACCAAATCCCCTATATTAAAGATTGATTCTGAGTTTTGCAACAACATATATGAGCGAAACTGATACCACACCTCTACACACCCTCAAGCCTCTAGATAGATTTTCCGATAGAGCGGAAGCTTATGTAAAATATCGTCCTAGCTA
Above is a genomic segment from Nostoc sp. MS1 containing:
- a CDS encoding HNH endonuclease signature motif containing protein; its protein translation is MKEKDVKMLWGRSGNRCAICKIELTPVGSESVLGEMAHIIADKQKGPRGESDLTAEQRDEYNNLILLCPTHHTLIDKNEKEWTVEKLKCIKLEHENWVTNQLSQNNIYINQIDNSKFIELREKEWINFAGNQLWVIASLTPLNIYDDSINPLTPQLYNLINSLRLPQFDGYSMLSYNLNPYIAFLSLVKYSNKNG
- a CDS encoding IS630 family transposase (programmed frameshift) — translated: MKPYSLDFRQKIFDTYLSGGISQRQLANKFCVSLGFIEKLLKQYRETASIAPKVRTKQTPPKLNEEQIKILEEIVEAKNDSTLSEIRFILKEKTGITVGISTVDRMLQRREISLKKKTLHADEKETERVQLLRVQFWLQLHGIPEENLVFLDEAGANLSLIRHSARSKKGKRAHGSRPQKRCKNVSIIGAIALKGVISQYSILGASDGLTFEAYISQKLVPLLWEGACVIMDNCSIHKGGDIEKLIEAAGAKLIYLPPYSPDFSPIENCWSKIKNLLRSIGARSYPDLAKAIESAFNQVSLNDIYNWFTHSCYCTSPD
- a CDS encoding DUF4351 domain-containing protein translates to MNQFADTTLFERVGNLSADQLEDLGEALFDFAEVSDLEVWLNQQN
- a CDS encoding IS5 family transposase, which codes for MYRRAQKQEKAAENFELPFGGKLASDNRWVIMANMIPWSKFEAEYAEIFSARMGAPAKTFRMALGALIIKEKLGISDRETVEQIRENPYLQYFIGMSAYSNESAFDPSMLVHFRERIDIELVNKINQEIVRKMLENKQEVEVRAKKPEVEDSKSKPANRGKLILDASCAPADISYPTDLGLLNQARKQTETIIDTLYKSLLVRNINKPRTYRNKARKDYLAVAKKRKPTVKERRKAIRKQLQYINRNLTHIQQLINLGASLLKLSNSQYKMLLVVAEVYRQQLWLYENQKISIQDRIVSLNQPHIRPIIRGKAGRTVEFGAKFSASYYDGYVFLDHISWDNFNESGDLKSQVEAYKNYTGYYPESVHVDKIYRTRENRAWCQERGIRISGPPLGRPPQNVSPEKKKQAAYDERIRNCIEGKFGQGKRRFSLGRVMAKLPHTSFTAIAITFLVMNLSTLLLRLFCVFFCLFFKTESFFTSSIIETDISLNLKQQKLIFFLD